In Providencia rettgeri, the following proteins share a genomic window:
- the vasI gene encoding type VI secretion system-associated protein VasI has translation MKILKLFFCSLMPVFFTLSGKAESNVSQKIAEELTQCRLESSQLIRLDCYDKIALSSTPAANTSPNIAQMGKTWRQAYEHEMKRVENSAGFLVSIPEDGDYPVIMTIPAIGFQPPRPVLMLSCIDNITRMQIILPNKQDAGSVMVSTDRTQFTAEWFLRENGYVLESSRGLPGIDEIKRLLNGEKLTLKLTNNEKLTFNISGMSQEIKPLRAACHW, from the coding sequence ATGAAAATACTGAAACTCTTTTTTTGCTCTTTGATGCCAGTTTTCTTCACTTTGTCTGGAAAGGCTGAAAGCAATGTCAGCCAGAAGATCGCTGAAGAACTCACCCAGTGTCGTCTAGAATCTTCTCAGCTTATTCGCTTAGATTGCTATGACAAAATAGCGCTGTCCTCTACGCCTGCGGCCAATACTTCACCTAATATCGCTCAAATGGGAAAAACTTGGCGCCAAGCTTATGAACACGAAATGAAACGTGTCGAAAATAGTGCGGGTTTCTTAGTCTCAATACCTGAAGATGGTGATTACCCCGTCATTATGACCATTCCAGCCATTGGTTTTCAGCCTCCTCGTCCTGTTCTCATGTTGAGTTGCATCGACAACATTACCCGTATGCAAATTATTTTACCCAATAAACAAGATGCAGGCAGTGTCATGGTCTCAACCGATAGAACGCAATTCACTGCAGAATGGTTTTTACGTGAAAATGGCTATGTATTGGAATCAAGCCGTGGTTTACCTGGCATAGATGAAATCAAGCGTTTATTAAATGGCGAAAAATTGACCTTGAAATTAACGAATAACGAAAAACTAACGTTCAATATTTCAGGGATGTCCCAAGAAATTAAACCATTAAGAGCCGCTTGCCACTGGTAA
- a CDS encoding helix-turn-helix domain-containing protein, with translation MKARLKNALALLECHDIEALAVQFLTYSFSRSVFSGLIISLVNKTENRLESWNIDHSLQVQSHFLDTDITDADHPLIQLVLKGEPTFWKNLQQGSYINNASLRDFISQLPVNTGLYSLPLHDLNHKPCGAIILLGQAKELENFEQGIFPIYCELFHQQLKRILELANTQQKISHLQYLNQLQKEKEVSLNEALNILTASITSMEPTTNNPNNINDLEAAVEGYEKEILLNKRRELKGDINAMAEHLNISKRALIYKLKKYGV, from the coding sequence ATGAAAGCAAGACTAAAAAATGCCCTTGCTCTTCTTGAGTGCCATGACATAGAAGCGCTAGCCGTTCAATTTTTGACATATAGTTTTTCGCGCAGCGTATTCAGCGGGCTAATTATTTCATTGGTCAATAAAACCGAAAATAGATTAGAAAGCTGGAACATTGACCACTCACTCCAAGTTCAAAGCCATTTTTTAGACACTGATATTACTGATGCCGATCACCCTTTAATACAACTTGTATTAAAGGGGGAACCCACATTTTGGAAGAATTTACAGCAAGGTAGCTACATTAATAACGCGTCATTACGTGATTTTATTTCGCAACTTCCAGTTAATACTGGGCTGTATAGCTTACCACTGCATGATCTGAACCATAAACCATGCGGCGCCATTATTCTTTTAGGGCAGGCAAAAGAGTTGGAAAATTTCGAACAGGGCATTTTCCCTATTTATTGTGAGCTCTTTCATCAGCAATTAAAACGCATTCTTGAATTGGCAAATACGCAACAAAAAATTTCTCACTTGCAATATCTCAATCAGTTGCAGAAGGAAAAGGAAGTCAGCCTCAATGAGGCCTTAAACATATTAACGGCATCAATCACAAGCATGGAACCAACAACAAATAATCCAAATAATATTAACGACTTAGAAGCTGCCGTAGAGGGCTATGAAAAAGAAATTTTATTAAACAAGCGGCGAGAGCTAAAGGGAGATATCAACGCAATGGCAGAACACCTCAACATATCTAAGCGTGCGCTGATATATAAATTGAAGAAGTACGGAGTATAA
- the tssH gene encoding type VI secretion system ATPase TssH encodes MIQIDLSTLVNRLHPIAKHALESAAAYCVSHQQPEITIAQFLQKLIETPLTDIRLISQKSTLDINKLSELLDIQIPPHQAITQSYPSFSPLLVEWMKDSWLLASTEFNHSELRSGVLFLTLLQMPLRYLPKPVADMLSQVNREQLKLSFDKWTEGSAESPFDEQAPQNNGKIASDSLLAKFTQNMTEQARNNELDPVLCRDHEIDLMIDILCRRRKNNPVVVGEPGVGKSALIEGLALRIIAGEIPEKLIGCELLTLDLGALQAGAAVKGEFEKRFKGIMQEVSQSPHPIILFIDEAHTLIGAGNQQGGLDVSNLLKPALARGELRTIAATTWSEYKKYFEKDAALARRFQLVQVKEPTSADAIIIMRGLRSIYEKAHHVFIDDEALRASAELSERYISGRQLPDKAIDVLDTACARAAINLSSPPKMLSSLKTDLQQIEMETVILKREHHLGLDNHSERLEELASKANAIEQKASDIQQAWEQQQALVSQIITLRSILLDDENTELQSEEARHSDELKQELQTLDQQLAQLHETHLLVSPHVDKKQIAAVIAEWTGVPLNRLSQDALSIVTDLPTYLEESIKGQSLAIQCLHKHLLTARADLRRPGRPLGAFLLAGPSGVGKTETVIQIAQLMFGGTQYLTTINMSEFQEKHTVSRLIGSPPGYVGYGEGGILTEAIRQKPYSVVLLDEVEKAHPDVLNLFYQAFDKGEIADGEGRVIDCKNIAFFLTSNLGDHVISAYADKPDELQDALYPELTTFFKPALLARMEVVPYLPLSTAILRQIVDSKLMRLMLLLKQRFNAKIQLEENVPSEILRRASRAENGARILESIIDGALLPPLSLLLLQFSARNETISHIRLTTENGEFIAEVNKEK; translated from the coding sequence ATGATCCAAATTGATCTCTCAACACTTGTAAACCGATTACACCCGATTGCTAAGCATGCGTTAGAAAGCGCAGCAGCCTACTGTGTAAGTCATCAACAGCCTGAAATTACGATTGCTCAGTTTCTTCAGAAACTCATTGAGACACCATTAACTGACATTCGCCTAATCAGCCAGAAGAGTACCTTGGATATTAATAAGTTGTCTGAATTATTAGATATTCAAATTCCACCTCATCAAGCCATAACACAGAGCTACCCGAGTTTCTCCCCATTATTAGTGGAGTGGATGAAAGACAGTTGGTTACTTGCATCCACGGAATTCAACCACAGTGAACTTCGCTCAGGCGTTCTCTTTCTGACATTATTACAAATGCCATTGCGTTACCTCCCAAAGCCTGTTGCAGACATGCTTTCGCAAGTAAACCGGGAGCAACTAAAACTCAGTTTTGATAAGTGGACAGAAGGGTCTGCTGAATCACCTTTTGACGAACAAGCACCTCAAAATAACGGCAAAATCGCGTCGGACTCATTGTTAGCAAAATTTACGCAAAACATGACCGAACAAGCTCGAAATAATGAACTTGACCCTGTTTTATGTCGCGATCATGAAATCGACCTTATGATTGATATCCTTTGCCGTCGCCGAAAAAATAACCCTGTTGTTGTTGGGGAACCCGGAGTCGGAAAAAGCGCGCTTATTGAAGGCCTCGCATTGCGTATTATCGCCGGTGAAATCCCTGAAAAATTAATAGGGTGTGAACTTCTAACCTTAGATTTAGGTGCATTACAAGCTGGTGCAGCGGTTAAAGGCGAATTTGAGAAACGTTTTAAAGGCATCATGCAAGAAGTCTCTCAATCTCCTCATCCAATAATTCTATTCATCGATGAAGCACACACATTAATTGGGGCTGGTAACCAACAAGGTGGCCTCGATGTTTCTAATTTATTAAAGCCAGCGTTAGCGCGTGGTGAATTGAGAACAATCGCCGCAACCACTTGGAGCGAATATAAAAAATATTTCGAAAAAGATGCTGCATTAGCTCGCCGTTTTCAGTTAGTTCAAGTCAAAGAGCCAACATCTGCGGACGCAATTATCATTATGCGTGGTTTACGTTCTATTTATGAAAAAGCACATCATGTTTTTATTGATGATGAGGCTCTTAGAGCCAGTGCTGAACTGAGTGAACGTTATATTTCAGGACGCCAATTACCCGATAAAGCCATTGATGTATTAGATACCGCGTGTGCAAGAGCAGCGATCAATTTATCTTCACCACCAAAAATGCTCTCTTCATTAAAAACAGATCTCCAGCAAATAGAGATGGAGACAGTGATATTAAAAAGAGAACATCATCTTGGCTTGGATAATCACTCAGAGCGCCTTGAGGAATTAGCATCAAAAGCAAATGCGATTGAGCAAAAAGCTTCCGATATACAACAAGCATGGGAACAGCAACAAGCGCTTGTTTCACAAATTATTACTTTGCGTTCGATATTATTAGACGATGAAAATACCGAGCTCCAGTCCGAAGAGGCTCGTCATTCAGATGAACTGAAACAGGAATTGCAAACATTAGACCAGCAACTTGCACAGCTGCATGAAACACACTTACTCGTTTCACCACACGTCGATAAAAAGCAAATTGCAGCTGTCATCGCAGAATGGACAGGTGTGCCACTAAATCGATTATCACAAGATGCTTTATCTATTGTTACCGATCTTCCTACCTACTTAGAAGAAAGCATTAAAGGGCAATCATTAGCAATACAGTGCTTACACAAACATTTGTTAACGGCACGCGCTGATTTACGCCGACCAGGTCGCCCTTTAGGTGCATTTTTATTGGCAGGGCCAAGTGGTGTCGGTAAAACAGAAACCGTGATCCAAATTGCCCAATTAATGTTTGGTGGAACCCAATACCTAACGACCATCAATATGTCTGAGTTTCAAGAGAAACACACTGTATCTCGTCTCATCGGTTCACCTCCTGGTTATGTCGGCTATGGTGAGGGCGGAATATTAACAGAAGCTATTCGTCAAAAGCCTTATTCTGTTGTTCTACTTGATGAAGTCGAGAAAGCGCATCCAGACGTTCTAAACTTGTTTTATCAAGCATTTGATAAAGGCGAGATAGCGGATGGTGAAGGACGAGTTATTGACTGCAAAAATATCGCATTCTTCCTAACATCTAATTTAGGTGACCATGTGATTAGCGCTTATGCGGACAAGCCAGATGAGCTGCAAGATGCACTTTATCCTGAGCTCACCACATTTTTTAAACCCGCGCTACTGGCCCGCATGGAAGTTGTCCCTTATTTACCTCTTTCGACTGCTATTTTACGACAAATTGTTGATAGTAAGCTGATGCGTCTTATGCTCTTATTGAAACAACGTTTTAATGCAAAAATTCAGTTAGAAGAAAACGTCCCTAGTGAAATTTTACGTCGAGCTTCTCGCGCGGAAAATGGCGCACGTATCTTAGAATCAATTATTGATGGTGCTTTATTGCCGCCTCTTTCTTTGTTACTTCTTCAGTTCAGTGCCCGTAATGAAACCATCTCCCATATTCGTTTAACAACGGAAAATGGTGAATTTATTGCGGAGGTTAACAAAGAAAAATGA
- the icmH gene encoding type IVB secretion system protein IcmH/DotU: MTDNVLLNHDVDSGISQKNYQIPLRGNNINPMIDAATPLLGMVLRMKAMSETPLSEKLYQQVVMDITSIEQQLQIQGYEPGAIVSFRYVLCTFIDETALGLGWDQENGWVKQSLLVHFHNESWGGEKVFILIERLLGEPKRYLDLIEFIYLCLCLGYRGRYKVSAGQNDEFNHLLRRLQKQIQQLKGDPKPVVLFEKGDNKQSRYRLGKRLGMRYIIIGTAIFAFIIYQIYSSQLNYQTLSIVEQLNTLLG, encoded by the coding sequence ATGACTGATAATGTTTTGCTTAATCATGATGTTGATAGTGGTATTTCGCAAAAAAATTACCAAATCCCACTGCGGGGTAACAACATTAATCCAATGATTGATGCTGCAACACCTCTTTTAGGTATGGTTTTACGAATGAAAGCGATGTCTGAAACACCACTTTCAGAAAAACTTTACCAGCAAGTGGTCATGGACATCACTTCGATTGAACAACAATTACAAATACAAGGTTACGAGCCTGGGGCCATTGTTTCGTTCCGCTATGTCTTGTGCACTTTCATTGATGAAACAGCTCTTGGATTGGGCTGGGATCAAGAAAATGGCTGGGTAAAACAGTCACTACTTGTTCACTTTCATAATGAGTCTTGGGGGGGCGAAAAGGTCTTTATTTTAATTGAAAGATTACTAGGTGAACCCAAACGTTACCTCGACCTCATTGAGTTTATCTACCTTTGTCTCTGTCTTGGATACCGCGGTCGTTACAAAGTATCTGCGGGTCAGAATGATGAATTTAATCATTTACTTAGACGCTTACAGAAACAAATACAACAACTTAAAGGTGATCCGAAACCAGTTGTTCTCTTTGAGAAAGGCGATAACAAGCAGAGCCGCTACCGTTTAGGTAAACGGTTAGGTATGCGTTACATCATCATTGGTACTGCAATATTTGCGTTCATTATTTATCAAATATATTCATCCCAACTGAATTACCAAACACTCAGTATTGTGGAACAACTTAATACTTTACTCGGCTAG
- the tssK gene encoding type VI secretion system baseplate subunit TssK, with protein MSTKNRVIWREGLFIKPQHFQQQQRHQDYVTESILKNFISHFWGFSHLSLSNDLYSLGRIGIKEASGVMPDGTIFSFPNQDLSPQPIDIQNITDSDSNIIYLAFPLTNGNVNEISNEHNGSRLLSRYSECIENVRDLHTENGDLSTIHVAQLNPILKQGKSGLDAYVALPICRIRERNANGSITLDDDYIPSLLNIRASLLLNEFLTEIEGTLYERGKQIASRIGAPGQQGVADVAEFMMLQVLNRSYPLYSHYAQEPVIHPEKLFRDLLELCGELQTFTNSSRLPDTIAKYKHFDLTNSFLPLIKNIREALSVVLTPRAIPIPLQIQEHGIRVATIHDKQLLQKAEFIIAVKSQMPQEQLRKQFPQQTKVTTVNNIRSLVSVQIPGVPLSPLSTAPRQLPYHSGYNYFHFDQQGNEWKGIQQDGNIAFHVSGNFPDLDIQLWAIRDGALYD; from the coding sequence ATGTCGACTAAAAATAGAGTAATTTGGCGTGAAGGGCTATTTATCAAACCTCAGCATTTCCAGCAACAACAACGTCATCAAGATTACGTTACAGAAAGTATTCTCAAAAATTTTATTTCTCATTTTTGGGGATTCAGTCACTTATCTTTAAGTAACGATTTATATTCTTTAGGCCGTATTGGTATTAAGGAAGCATCTGGTGTTATGCCTGACGGTACCATTTTTTCTTTTCCTAACCAAGACTTGTCACCTCAACCAATTGATATACAAAATATTACCGACAGTGATAGTAATATTATTTATCTCGCCTTTCCTTTGACTAATGGAAACGTCAACGAAATATCAAACGAGCATAATGGGAGTCGTTTACTTTCACGTTATAGCGAATGTATAGAAAATGTTCGTGATTTACATACAGAAAATGGCGATTTAAGCACTATCCATGTTGCACAACTAAACCCCATCCTTAAACAAGGTAAAAGTGGCTTAGATGCCTACGTGGCACTGCCTATATGCCGCATTAGAGAGCGTAATGCCAACGGAAGCATAACGCTTGATGACGATTATATTCCAAGCCTTTTGAATATTCGAGCATCGCTATTACTGAATGAATTTCTCACTGAGATTGAAGGTACTTTGTATGAACGGGGTAAGCAAATTGCCTCCCGAATTGGCGCCCCTGGCCAGCAAGGTGTTGCGGATGTCGCTGAATTTATGATGCTACAAGTACTCAACCGTAGCTATCCTCTTTATTCGCACTATGCGCAAGAACCAGTTATTCATCCTGAAAAACTCTTTCGGGACTTATTAGAACTTTGTGGTGAGCTACAAACATTCACGAATTCGTCACGCTTACCCGATACCATTGCAAAATATAAACACTTTGATTTAACAAATAGCTTTCTCCCATTAATAAAAAATATCCGTGAAGCATTGAGTGTTGTCTTGACGCCTCGAGCAATTCCTATTCCGTTACAGATCCAAGAACACGGTATTCGAGTGGCCACTATTCATGACAAACAACTGCTCCAAAAAGCTGAATTTATTATTGCAGTTAAGTCGCAGATGCCTCAGGAACAATTACGCAAACAGTTCCCACAACAAACTAAAGTAACAACGGTAAATAACATTCGTAGCTTGGTCAGTGTTCAAATACCGGGGGTTCCTTTATCTCCCCTTTCAACCGCCCCACGACAATTACCTTATCATTCCGGGTATAACTACTTCCATTTTGATCAACAAGGTAATGAATGGAAAGGGATCCAACAGGATGGCAACATCGCATTCCACGTCTCTGGGAATTTCCCTGATTTAGATATTCAGTTGTGGGCAATAAGAGATGGAGCACTCTATGACTGA
- the tssJ gene encoding type VI secretion system lipoprotein TssJ, translating into MQLRTFSVLLLFASFFILSGCSKSLQTASKVGQILLDPSIPVGYPKDQPSTVALTILAEPYINPNQEGEAAPINIQIVYLNEDSLFGSLDHDQIEAKDGDLEKVLKKNYIDHQDYTILPGQYKPFPTMTLQASNRYIGIIAYYSDPDNAEWKKIVKARGKGRHYFILAHIRENEIEFRQEEDD; encoded by the coding sequence ATGCAGCTTAGGACTTTTTCAGTGTTATTGCTATTTGCCTCATTTTTCATTTTGAGTGGGTGTAGTAAATCGCTACAGACAGCGTCAAAAGTGGGGCAAATTCTATTAGACCCGTCTATTCCCGTTGGCTATCCAAAAGATCAGCCATCCACGGTTGCTTTAACCATCCTCGCCGAGCCCTATATTAACCCTAATCAGGAAGGTGAAGCTGCACCGATAAATATCCAAATTGTTTATCTTAATGAAGATTCTTTATTTGGTTCTTTAGATCATGACCAGATAGAAGCTAAAGATGGGGACTTAGAGAAAGTGCTGAAGAAAAATTATATTGATCACCAAGATTACACTATCTTGCCTGGCCAATATAAGCCCTTCCCGACGATGACGCTGCAGGCATCTAATCGTTATATCGGCATTATTGCCTATTATTCAGACCCTGATAATGCCGAATGGAAAAAAATAGTCAAAGCCCGAGGTAAGGGACGCCATTACTTTATTTTAGCTCACATTAGAGAAAACGAAATCGAATTTAGACAAGAAGAGGATGATTAA